A genomic region of Acidimicrobiia bacterium contains the following coding sequences:
- a CDS encoding histidine--tRNA ligase, giving the protein MATSDIYRAPIGTKDIFGFEARKWQTLINIFAKQAHLYNYDLAMTPVFEHIEVFNRVGEDTDVVSKEMYDFYDKGDRHIALRPESTAGIARVVAQHRPISPFKAWYMNQHFRYERPQKGRLREHHQFGIEAIGIDDPMIDVEIIAFAHNFFKSLGVTQYIIGINSMGDSEARAKHMIALREYFIKYVDLLGEDFALRVEKNPLRILDTKDPAWIEIAKNAPQILDFLSEQSITDFEVIKESLTNLGIPFEVIPTLVRGFDYYTNTTFEFISSSIDAAQATICAGGRYNKLVKEMGGEETPGIGFGLGIERLLMVIEAEKLEIRTRILDVFIVDLINSFESKNYFQNINSDLRNSGISVDNCFGIKSMKASMKQADRSGARFVIICGENEWDKKVITLRNMSSGEQCEMTTDMIIDYLKKH; this is encoded by the coding sequence ATGGCAACAAGCGACATATATAGGGCACCAATTGGTACAAAAGATATTTTTGGTTTTGAGGCACGTAAGTGGCAGACTCTGATTAATATTTTTGCCAAGCAGGCACATTTATATAACTATGACCTAGCAATGACACCAGTATTTGAACACATTGAAGTATTTAATCGTGTGGGTGAAGATACTGATGTTGTTTCAAAGGAAATGTATGACTTTTATGATAAAGGCGATCGTCATATTGCATTGCGTCCTGAAAGCACTGCGGGCATAGCCAGAGTAGTTGCACAGCATAGGCCGATTTCACCTTTCAAAGCTTGGTATATGAATCAGCATTTTCGATATGAACGTCCTCAAAAAGGTAGGTTGAGAGAGCATCACCAATTTGGTATTGAAGCTATTGGTATTGATGATCCAATGATAGATGTTGAGATTATTGCTTTTGCTCATAATTTCTTTAAGTCATTGGGTGTGACTCAATATATAATAGGAATTAATTCAATGGGGGATAGTGAAGCGCGCGCAAAACACATGATTGCCTTGAGAGAGTATTTTATAAAGTATGTTGATTTACTTGGCGAAGATTTTGCGTTACGTGTTGAAAAGAATCCATTGCGTATTCTTGATACTAAAGATCCTGCATGGATTGAGATAGCAAAAAATGCACCCCAGATTTTAGATTTTTTATCTGAGCAAAGTATCACAGATTTTGAGGTAATAAAAGAGTCCTTAACAAATTTAGGCATACCGTTTGAAGTAATCCCGACTCTTGTTCGTGGTTTTGATTATTATACAAATACAACTTTTGAATTTATATCAAGTTCTATAGATGCAGCACAAGCAACAATATGTGCTGGTGGTCGTTATAACAAATTAGTAAAAGAAATGGGTGGTGAAGAAACACCCGGTATTGGTTTTGGGTTGGGAATCGAAAGATTGTTGATGGTCATAGAAGCGGAAAAACTTGAAATTCGAACACGAATATTAGACGTTTTTATTGTTGATTTAATAAATTCCTTTGAGTCTAAAAATTATTTTCAAAATATTAATTCTGATTTACGCAACAGCGGTATTAGCGTGGATAATTGTTTCGGCATTAAATCAATGAAAGCTTCGATGAAACAAGCTGATCGAAGTGGTGCGAGGTTCGTAATTATTTGTGGCGAGAATGAATGGGATAAGAAAGTTATTACACTAAGAAATATGTCATCAGGCGAACAATGCGAAATGACTACAGATATGATCATCGATTATTTAAAAAAACATTAA